A genomic window from Sparus aurata chromosome 14, fSpaAur1.1, whole genome shotgun sequence includes:
- the phlda1 gene encoding pleckstrin homology-like domain family A member 1, translated as MLENGRKVFKEGLLEKRSDGLLQLWKKKHCVLTEDGVLLLPPKQHDQPHHHQPHHGGGDTGKVKELHFANMKTVDCVERKGKYVYFTVVMTEGKEIDFRCPQDEGWNAEITLQMVQYKNRQAILAVKSTRQKQQLLVVQMPGQKTVRSSPNVA; from the coding sequence ATGCTGGAAAACGGGAGGAAGGTGTTCAAGGAGGGTCTGCTGGAGAAGCGGAGCGAcgggctgctgcagctctggaaGAAGAAACACTGCGTCCTGACCGAGGACggcgtgctgctgctgccgcccaAGCAGCACGACCAGCCGCACCACCACCAGCCGCACCACGGCGGCGGGGACACGGGCAAAGTCAAGGAGCTGCACTTCGCCAACATGAAGACGGTGGACTGCGTGGAGCGGAAGGGCAAGTACGTCTACTTCACGGTGGTCATGACGGAGGGGAAGGAGATCGACTTCAGGTGCCCGCAGGACGAGGGCTGGAACGCGGAGATCACCTTGCAGATGGTCCAGTACAAGAACCGGCAGGCGATCCTGGCCGTCAAGTCCACCcggcagaagcagcagctgctcGTCGTGCAGATGCCCGGCCAGAAGACGGTCCGCAGCTCGCCAAACGTAGCGTGA